From one Pseudomonas sp. S35 genomic stretch:
- the nadC gene encoding carboxylating nicotinate-nucleotide diphosphorylase yields MPNLRLADLTAEIEANVRRALLEDIGSGDITAQLIPAERLATATIITRDHAVIAGTAWVDAVFRQLDPRVAVHWQVADGERVNPNQALFHLEGPARSLLSGERSALNFLQMLSGVATRAQHLADFVASTQVKLLDTRKTLPGLRLAQKYAVTCGGCHNHRIGLYDAFLIKENHIAACGGIAQAITAAHKIAPGKPVEIEVESLDELREALTAGADIIMLDELSLEDMREAVRLNGGKAKLEASGAINETTLLPIAQTGVDYISIGAMTKDVKAVDLSMRLSI; encoded by the coding sequence ATGCCGAACCTCCGTCTTGCCGACCTCACCGCCGAAATCGAAGCCAACGTGCGCCGTGCACTGCTGGAAGACATCGGCAGCGGTGACATCACCGCACAACTGATCCCGGCCGAGCGGCTGGCCACCGCCACCATCATTACCCGCGATCATGCGGTTATCGCCGGTACAGCCTGGGTGGACGCGGTGTTCCGTCAACTGGACCCGCGGGTTGCCGTGCATTGGCAAGTGGCCGACGGCGAGCGCGTGAACCCCAATCAGGCGTTGTTCCACCTCGAAGGCCCGGCACGCTCGCTGCTCAGCGGGGAACGCAGCGCGCTGAACTTCCTGCAGATGCTGTCAGGTGTGGCCACACGCGCCCAACACTTGGCGGATTTTGTCGCCAGCACCCAGGTCAAGCTGCTCGACACCCGCAAAACCTTGCCCGGCCTGCGCCTGGCACAGAAGTACGCGGTCACCTGCGGCGGCTGTCACAACCACCGCATCGGGTTGTATGACGCGTTCCTGATCAAGGAAAACCACATCGCGGCGTGCGGTGGGATCGCCCAAGCCATTACTGCCGCCCACAAGATCGCCCCCGGCAAACCGGTGGAAATCGAAGTGGAAAGCCTGGACGAACTGCGTGAAGCACTGACGGCGGGCGCCGATATCATCATGCTCGACGAGTTGAGCCTGGAGGACATGCGTGAAGCCGTGCGCCTGAATGGCGGCAAGGCGAAGCTGGAGGCCAGCGGCGCAATCAATGAAACCACCCTGCTGCCTATCGCGCAAACCGGCGTGGATTACATCTCCATCGGCGCGATGACCAAGGACGTGAAGGCGGTGGATTTGTCGATGCGCCTCAGTATATGA
- a CDS encoding DUF1631 domain-containing protein: MHKDGKVVPINKAHATPSPLARLPVVLLQVRDKAAQQLQQGLQELFDNADDTLFEMADKARNNVDHHIFFEAMRDLRLKRKSFERVFMERLFEAFAALGQAGRGELQLVPVMSYDAVPGISNDDLEKAVALEAMLGRVRHRDGVALSQLTARLSTLLGNRLDDRENPLGPALLCEFFLRAGRSLGVEIRVKLIMLKLFEKYVLSDADQLYGEANQLLVATGVLPDLKAAPSRRPGGRAARDHLREEAMPATDQPVDATGQQAFAALQVLLKAVRGSVAPTLEASAEPQPIATRDLLRLLSHLQQYVPEPEVEDDFDLRNQLGQLLTRVSVKSGKSRVVEDADEDVINLIALLFEFILNDRAVPDAFKALIARLQIPLLKVAVLDKSFFSRASHPARRLLNEIAAVAMCWSPVGDYMRDGLYLHIEQVVQRLLNEFVEDPAIFSQLHTEFSAFTTAERQRSELLEQHTRDTEEGRVHTEAARQRVADALNRRLMGKVLPQAVVLFVQQAWSQVLLLANLKHGEQSVQWQAGLRTVDELIWSVSPQEGSDAGPHVLEQLPGLLKALRDGLTSAAFDPFSTRDFFVRLQALHVQPLEGVDALIEVREPFLFSALLPDPAEGLSRDDPDLLKAYRLRIGGWVEFRQDDDSALRCKLTAIMAPANTYVFVSRTGLKVLERSAGQLALAFKRCALFTLDDGPLFERALAAVLGRLRQLNRAK; encoded by the coding sequence ATGCACAAAGACGGAAAGGTGGTGCCAATCAACAAGGCGCATGCCACGCCATCGCCGCTGGCCCGCTTGCCGGTGGTGTTGCTGCAGGTTCGCGACAAGGCGGCGCAACAACTGCAACAGGGCCTGCAGGAACTGTTCGATAACGCCGACGACACGTTGTTCGAAATGGCCGACAAGGCCCGCAACAACGTTGATCACCACATCTTTTTTGAAGCCATGCGCGACCTGCGTCTCAAGCGCAAGAGTTTCGAGCGGGTGTTCATGGAGCGGTTGTTCGAAGCCTTTGCCGCCCTGGGCCAGGCTGGGCGGGGCGAGCTTCAGTTGGTACCGGTGATGTCCTATGACGCCGTGCCGGGGATCTCCAATGATGACCTGGAGAAAGCCGTGGCACTTGAGGCCATGCTGGGACGGGTACGCCACCGTGATGGCGTGGCGCTGTCGCAACTCACGGCGCGCTTGAGCACCTTGCTGGGCAATCGCCTGGATGACCGTGAAAACCCCCTGGGGCCGGCGCTGCTTTGCGAATTTTTCCTGCGGGCCGGGCGCAGCCTGGGCGTGGAGATCCGCGTCAAGCTGATCATGCTCAAGCTTTTTGAAAAATACGTGCTCAGTGACGCCGACCAACTGTACGGCGAAGCCAACCAATTACTGGTGGCGACGGGCGTGTTGCCTGATCTCAAGGCCGCTCCCTCCCGTCGCCCCGGCGGGCGTGCAGCCCGTGATCATTTGCGCGAAGAGGCAATGCCGGCCACCGATCAGCCGGTCGATGCAACCGGCCAGCAAGCCTTCGCGGCTCTGCAAGTGCTGCTCAAAGCCGTACGCGGCAGCGTGGCGCCCACCCTGGAAGCCAGCGCCGAACCCCAACCTATCGCGACCCGCGACCTGCTGCGCCTGTTATCCCATTTGCAGCAGTACGTGCCGGAGCCGGAGGTCGAGGATGATTTCGATCTGCGCAACCAGCTTGGGCAGTTGCTCACCCGTGTCAGCGTCAAGAGCGGCAAGTCTCGGGTGGTTGAGGACGCGGATGAAGACGTGATCAACCTGATCGCCCTGTTATTCGAGTTCATTCTCAATGACCGTGCCGTGCCGGACGCCTTCAAGGCCTTGATTGCCCGCTTGCAAATCCCGCTGTTGAAGGTCGCGGTGCTGGACAAAAGCTTTTTCAGCCGTGCCAGCCATCCGGCGCGGCGCCTGCTCAATGAAATCGCGGCAGTGGCCATGTGCTGGAGCCCCGTTGGCGACTACATGCGCGATGGCCTGTACCTGCATATTGAGCAGGTGGTGCAGCGCTTGCTCAACGAGTTTGTCGAAGACCCGGCGATTTTTTCCCAGTTGCACACTGAGTTCAGCGCGTTTACCACCGCTGAGCGCCAGCGCAGTGAACTGTTGGAACAGCACACCCGCGATACCGAGGAAGGTCGCGTGCACACCGAGGCGGCGCGCCAGCGAGTGGCCGATGCCCTGAATCGACGGCTGATGGGCAAGGTGTTGCCGCAGGCCGTAGTGCTGTTTGTGCAGCAGGCCTGGAGCCAGGTGCTATTGCTGGCGAATCTCAAGCACGGCGAGCAATCGGTGCAATGGCAAGCAGGGCTGCGCACCGTGGATGAATTGATCTGGAGCGTCAGCCCGCAGGAAGGCAGCGACGCCGGGCCGCACGTGTTGGAGCAGTTGCCGGGCTTGCTCAAGGCATTGCGCGATGGCTTGACCAGCGCTGCGTTCGACCCGTTCAGCACACGTGATTTTTTTGTGCGTTTGCAGGCCCTGCATGTCCAGCCCCTCGAAGGTGTCGACGCGTTGATTGAAGTGCGCGAGCCCTTCCTGTTCAGTGCACTGCTGCCCGATCCAGCCGAAGGTTTATCCAGGGATGATCCTGACCTGCTCAAGGCGTATCGACTGCGCATTGGTGGCTGGGTGGAATTTCGGCAGGACGATGACAGCGCCTTGCGGTGCAAGTTGACGGCCATCATGGCGCCGGCCAATACCTATGTTTTCGTCAGTCGCACAGGGCTCAAGGTGTTAGAGAGAAGTGCCGGTCAACTGGCACTCGCGTTCAAGCGTTGTGCGCTGTTTACCTTGGACGATGGCCCGCTGTTCGAGCGAGCGCTGGCGGCGGTGCTGGGCAGGTTGCGGCAACTCAATCGCGCCAAGTGA
- the ampD gene encoding 1,6-anhydro-N-acetylmuramyl-L-alanine amidase AmpD produces the protein MQLDPISGWCQGVRHCPSPNFNERPAGEISLLVVHNISLPPAQFATGKVQEFFQNRLDVTEHPYFEGIADLRVSAHFLIERDGAVTQFVSCISRAWHAGVSCFEGRETCNDFSLGIELEGTDDLPFTDAQYVSLIDLTRQLLNAYPGITTQRICGHSDIAPGRKTDPGPAFDWTRFRSALQDGGHAR, from the coding sequence ATGCAGTTGGACCCCATCAGTGGTTGGTGTCAGGGTGTTCGCCATTGCCCCTCGCCTAACTTCAACGAGCGCCCCGCAGGCGAAATCTCACTGTTGGTGGTGCACAACATCAGCTTGCCACCGGCTCAGTTCGCCACCGGCAAGGTGCAGGAGTTTTTCCAGAACCGTCTGGATGTCACGGAACATCCCTACTTTGAAGGGATTGCCGACCTACGGGTATCCGCGCATTTTCTGATTGAGCGCGACGGCGCAGTGACGCAGTTTGTGTCCTGCATCAGCCGTGCTTGGCACGCCGGGGTTTCATGTTTCGAGGGGCGTGAAACCTGCAATGATTTTTCCTTGGGTATAGAGCTGGAGGGCACGGATGACCTGCCGTTCACCGATGCCCAGTATGTGTCGCTGATCGATCTGACCCGTCAGTTGCTGAACGCCTATCCGGGCATTACTACACAGCGCATTTGTGGCCACAGCGACATTGCCCCGGGGCGCAAGACCGATCCCGGCCCGGCTTTTGATTGGACGCGCTTTCGCAGCGCCCTGCAGGATGGAGGACACGCACGATGA
- the ampE gene encoding regulatory signaling modulator protein AmpE encodes MSFLVLVLAVWIEKFSALRQRLQRDGGWLRELAKLESGPRMGKQPWLILAVLVLLPVALLALLLLVLEPVAYGLLALPVHLLVVIYSLGRGDLLAGLGPFRDAWRRGDLQAAEHVAERDLKLGADSGEQLLERVQGHLLWQAYQSFFAVIFWYFLLGPVAALAYRLLALASEHSQNPLVAERAGQLRHAFDWLPVRLLAASFALVGNFVAVSRVMLHELLNWDISAAQLVEKVGLVAAEIPPPAVGADGINSLDRLWELLLRAAVLWYAGFAIWTVLP; translated from the coding sequence ATGAGTTTTCTGGTGTTGGTGCTGGCGGTGTGGATCGAGAAATTCTCGGCCCTGCGCCAGCGGTTGCAGCGTGACGGTGGCTGGTTGCGCGAATTGGCCAAGTTGGAATCGGGCCCACGCATGGGCAAGCAGCCGTGGCTGATTCTCGCCGTGCTGGTATTGCTGCCGGTGGCGCTGCTGGCGCTCCTGTTGCTGGTGCTGGAACCGGTGGCTTACGGCCTGTTGGCGCTGCCGGTGCACCTGCTGGTGGTGATCTACAGCCTGGGCCGTGGCGATCTGTTGGCTGGGCTTGGGCCGTTTCGCGATGCCTGGCGCCGGGGTGATCTGCAAGCTGCCGAACACGTCGCCGAGCGTGATCTGAAGCTGGGCGCCGACAGCGGTGAGCAACTGTTGGAGCGCGTCCAGGGCCATCTGTTGTGGCAGGCCTACCAGAGCTTTTTCGCGGTGATTTTCTGGTACTTCCTGTTGGGCCCGGTCGCCGCACTGGCCTATCGGCTGTTGGCGCTGGCCAGCGAGCACAGCCAGAACCCTCTGGTGGCCGAGCGCGCCGGGCAACTGCGTCACGCGTTTGACTGGTTGCCGGTACGCCTGCTGGCGGCCAGTTTTGCCTTGGTGGGCAATTTCGTCGCGGTCAGCCGTGTCATGCTTCACGAGTTGCTGAACTGGGACATTAGCGCCGCGCAACTCGTGGAAAAAGTCGGCCTGGTCGCCGCCGAAATTCCACCGCCGGCCGTGGGTGCAGACGGCATCAACAGCCTGGATCGTTTGTGGGAACTGCTGCTGCGTGCGGCAGTGCTGTGGTATGCCGGGTTCGCCATCTGGACTGTGCTGCCTTGA